One Ananas comosus cultivar F153 linkage group 1, ASM154086v1, whole genome shotgun sequence DNA window includes the following coding sequences:
- the LOC109711158 gene encoding protein VAC14 homolog isoform X1 has product MADMSSIIPASVIRNLSDKLYEKRKNAALEIEGIVKQLAVAGEHEKISAVINLLTTEFTNSPQANHRKGGLIGLAAATVGLTKEAGIYLEQIVPPVINSFRDQDSRVRYYACEALYNIAKVVRGDFIVYFNKIFDALCKLSADSDGNVQSAAHLLDRLVKDIVTESDQFSIEEFIPLLRERMNVLNPYVRQFLVGWITVLDSVPDIDMLGFLPDFLDGLFNMLSDNSHEIRQQADSALSEFLQEIKSSPTVDYGRMAEILVQRARSLDAFTRLTAITWINEFVKLGGDQLVPYYADILGAILPCVSDKEEKIRAVARETNEELRAIRNDPPEGFDIGAILSIARRELTSEWEATRIESLHWISTLLARYRAEVLAYLDEIFGSLLSALSDPSDEVVLLVLEVHACIAKESHHFHDLISYLIQNFHNDHVLLEKRGALIVRRLCVLLDAVRVYKEFSKILGSEADLDFASTMVQALNLILLTSSELAELRFLLKQSLVNPSGKDLFISLYASWCHSPMATISLCLLAQAYQHASSVIQSLGEEDINVKFLVQLDKLIRLLETPIFAYIRLQLLEPGKHTWLLKSLYGLLMLLPQQSAAFKILRTRLKTVPSFALSTENLKRTSSENPYSQILQIADESNRNQDVASTSHAIDFPARLQQFVHMQQLHRAHTKFRQQSRNAAYSTLSQEIQRSEETKQSLPLPEINRPPS; this is encoded by the exons atggccgaCATGTCGTCCATAATCCCGGCGTCGGTTATCCGGAACCTCTCCGATAAGCTCTACGAGAAGCGGAAGAATGCGGCGCTCGAG ATTGAGGGCATCGTGAAGCAGCTTGCGGTCGCAGGGGAGCATGAGAAGATATCGGCCGTGATTAATCTGTTGACGACGGAATTCACCAATTCCCCGCAGGCGAATCATAGGAAG GGTGGATTAATTGGGTTAGCCGCAGCAACTGTTGGTTTGACAAAAGAAGCAGGGATATATCTTGAG CAAATTGTACCGCCTGTGATTAATTCCTTTCGCGACCAAGACAGCAGAGTTCGATATTATGCCTGTGAAGCACTTTATAACATAGCAAAG GTTGTAAGAGGAGATTTCATCGTTTACTTTAATAAGATATTTGATGCACTATGTAAGCTTTCAGCAGACTCTGATGGCAATGTACAAAGTGCTGCTCATCTTCTTGATAGGCTTGTGAAG GATATTGTAACCGAGAGTGATCAATTCAG CATAGAGGAATTTATACCACTTCTAAGAGAACGTATGAATGTACTCAACCCATATGTGAGGCAATTTTTGGTGGGATGGATTACTGTATTGGATAGTGTTCCAGATATTGATATGCTCGGTTTTCTTCCTGATTTTCTTGATG GTTTGTTTAATATGTTAAGTGATAACAGCCATGAGATACGGCAACAAGCTGATTCCGCACTTTCTGAGTTTCTCCAAGAAATAAAAAGTTCTCCA ACTGTAGATTATGGTCGTATGGCTGAAATATTGGTACAGAGGGCACGCTCTCTTGATGCATTCACTAGATTGACAGCCATAACTTGG ATAAATGAATTTGTAAAACTTGGGGGAGACCAACTTGTACCTTACTACGCTGATATTTTAGGAGCTATATTACCTTGTGTATCAGATAAAGAGGAGAAGATACGAGCG GTTGCTCGTGAAACCAATGAAGAACTACGAGCCATTCGAAATGATCCTCCTGAGGGATTTGATATAGGAGCTATCCTCTCTATTGCAAGGAG GGAATTAACGAGTGAATGGGAGGCTACTCGAATAGAGTCTTTGCATTGGATTTCAACACTTTTGGCTAGATATCGAGCTGAG GTTTTAGCATACTTGGATGAAATCTTTGGTTCACTTTTGAGTGCACTTTCAGACCCTTCAGATGAG GTGGTTTTGCTAGTTCTGGAAGTGCATGCCTGCATAGCTAAAGAATCTCATCACTTTCACGATCTCATTTCATACTTAATCCAGAACTTCCACAACGATCATGTGCTTCTGGAGAA GCGTGGTGCCTTGATAGTGCGGAGACTTTGTGTTCTTTTGGATGCTGTGAGAGTTTACAAAGAATTCTCAAAAATTCTTGGGAGCGAAGCTGACTTGGATTTTGCATCTACAATGGTTCAG GCTCTCAATTTAATTTTACTCACTTCATCTGAATTGGCTGAGCTGCGTTTTCTACTCAAGCAATCTTTGGTGAACCCTTCTGGCAAAGATTTGTTTATATCTTTGTATGCTTCATGGTGCCATTCCCCAATGGCAACAATTAGTTTGTGTCTACTAGCTCAG GCATATCAACATGCGAGCTCCGTAATTCAGTCATTAGGGGAAGAAGacataaatgtaaaatttttggTACAGCTAGATAAGTTGATCCGCTTGCTGGAGACTCCGATCTTTGCTTACATACGACTGCAG CTTCTTGAGCCTGGAAAACACACATGGCTGTTAAAATCTCTATATGGCCTTTTGATGTTGCTGCCTCAG CAAAGTGCGGCCTTCAAGATCTTGCGGACCCGATTGAAGACTGTTCCTTCTTTTGCATTGAGTACTGAGAATCTTAAGCGGACTTCATCTGAAAATCCGTACTCTCAGATCTTACAGATAGCAGATGAAAGCAACCGGAACCAAGATGTTGCCAGTACTTCTCATGCCATTGACTTTCCAGCTCGGCTGCAGCAGTTTGTCCACATGCAGCAACTGCATCGAGCACATACGAAATTTCGGCAGCAATCCCGCAATGCAGCCTACTCAACACTATCACAG GAAATACAAAGATCTGAGGAAACAAAGCAATCTTTGCCACTTCCTGAGATCAATCGGCCCCCTTCATGA
- the LOC109711158 gene encoding protein VAC14 homolog isoform X3, whose product MADMSSIIPASVIRNLSDKLYEKRKNAALEIEGIVKQLAVAGEHEKISAVINLLTTEFTNSPQANHRKGGLIGLAAATVGLTKEAGIYLEQIVPPVINSFRDQDSRVRYYACEALYNIAKVVRGDFIVYFNKIFDALCKLSADSDGNVQSAAHLLDRLVKDIVTESDQFSIEEFIPLLRERMNVLNPYVRQFLVGWITVLDSVPDIDMLGFLPDFLDGLFNMLSDNSHEIRQQADSALSEFLQEIKSSPTVDYGRMAEILVQRARSLDAFTRLTAITWINEFVKLGGDQLVPYYADILGAILPCVSDKEEKIRAVARETNEELRAIRNDPPEGFDIGAILSIARRELTSEWEATRIESLHWISTLLARYRAEVLAYLDEIFGSLLSALSDPSDEVVLLVLEVHACIAKESHHFHDLISYLIQNFHNDHVLLEKRGALIVRRLCVLLDAVRVYKEFSKILGSEADLDFASTMVQALNLILLTSSELAELRFLLKQSLVNPSGKDLFISLYASWCHSPMATISLCLLAQAYQHASSVIQSLGEEDINVKFLVQLDKLIRLLETPIFAYIRLQRLLLGYAVYFIPFLLLLLQNC is encoded by the exons atggccgaCATGTCGTCCATAATCCCGGCGTCGGTTATCCGGAACCTCTCCGATAAGCTCTACGAGAAGCGGAAGAATGCGGCGCTCGAG ATTGAGGGCATCGTGAAGCAGCTTGCGGTCGCAGGGGAGCATGAGAAGATATCGGCCGTGATTAATCTGTTGACGACGGAATTCACCAATTCCCCGCAGGCGAATCATAGGAAG GGTGGATTAATTGGGTTAGCCGCAGCAACTGTTGGTTTGACAAAAGAAGCAGGGATATATCTTGAG CAAATTGTACCGCCTGTGATTAATTCCTTTCGCGACCAAGACAGCAGAGTTCGATATTATGCCTGTGAAGCACTTTATAACATAGCAAAG GTTGTAAGAGGAGATTTCATCGTTTACTTTAATAAGATATTTGATGCACTATGTAAGCTTTCAGCAGACTCTGATGGCAATGTACAAAGTGCTGCTCATCTTCTTGATAGGCTTGTGAAG GATATTGTAACCGAGAGTGATCAATTCAG CATAGAGGAATTTATACCACTTCTAAGAGAACGTATGAATGTACTCAACCCATATGTGAGGCAATTTTTGGTGGGATGGATTACTGTATTGGATAGTGTTCCAGATATTGATATGCTCGGTTTTCTTCCTGATTTTCTTGATG GTTTGTTTAATATGTTAAGTGATAACAGCCATGAGATACGGCAACAAGCTGATTCCGCACTTTCTGAGTTTCTCCAAGAAATAAAAAGTTCTCCA ACTGTAGATTATGGTCGTATGGCTGAAATATTGGTACAGAGGGCACGCTCTCTTGATGCATTCACTAGATTGACAGCCATAACTTGG ATAAATGAATTTGTAAAACTTGGGGGAGACCAACTTGTACCTTACTACGCTGATATTTTAGGAGCTATATTACCTTGTGTATCAGATAAAGAGGAGAAGATACGAGCG GTTGCTCGTGAAACCAATGAAGAACTACGAGCCATTCGAAATGATCCTCCTGAGGGATTTGATATAGGAGCTATCCTCTCTATTGCAAGGAG GGAATTAACGAGTGAATGGGAGGCTACTCGAATAGAGTCTTTGCATTGGATTTCAACACTTTTGGCTAGATATCGAGCTGAG GTTTTAGCATACTTGGATGAAATCTTTGGTTCACTTTTGAGTGCACTTTCAGACCCTTCAGATGAG GTGGTTTTGCTAGTTCTGGAAGTGCATGCCTGCATAGCTAAAGAATCTCATCACTTTCACGATCTCATTTCATACTTAATCCAGAACTTCCACAACGATCATGTGCTTCTGGAGAA GCGTGGTGCCTTGATAGTGCGGAGACTTTGTGTTCTTTTGGATGCTGTGAGAGTTTACAAAGAATTCTCAAAAATTCTTGGGAGCGAAGCTGACTTGGATTTTGCATCTACAATGGTTCAG GCTCTCAATTTAATTTTACTCACTTCATCTGAATTGGCTGAGCTGCGTTTTCTACTCAAGCAATCTTTGGTGAACCCTTCTGGCAAAGATTTGTTTATATCTTTGTATGCTTCATGGTGCCATTCCCCAATGGCAACAATTAGTTTGTGTCTACTAGCTCAG GCATATCAACATGCGAGCTCCGTAATTCAGTCATTAGGGGAAGAAGacataaatgtaaaatttttggTACAGCTAGATAAGTTGATCCGCTTGCTGGAGACTCCGATCTTTGCTTACATACGACTGCAG AGGCTTCTTTTAGGTTATGCTGTTTATTTTATTCCCttcctgctgctgcttcttcagAACTGCTAG
- the LOC109711158 gene encoding protein VAC14 homolog isoform X2, whose protein sequence is MADMSSIIPASVIRNLSDKLYEKRKNAALEIEGIVKQLAVAGEHEKISAVINLLTTEFTNSPQANHRKGGLIGLAAATVGLTKEAGIYLEQIVPPVINSFRDQDSRVRYYACEALYNIAKVVRGDFIVYFNKIFDALCKLSADSDGNVQSAAHLLDRLVKDIVTESDQFSIEEFIPLLRERMNVLNPYVRQFLVGWITVLDSVPDIDMLGFLPDFLDGLFNMLSDNSHEIRQQADSALSEFLQEIKSSPTVDYGRMAEILVQRARSLDAFTRLTAITWINEFVKLGGDQLVPYYADILGAILPCVSDKEEKIRAVARETNEELRAIRNDPPEGFDIGAILSIARRELTSEWEATRIESLHWISTLLARYRAEVLAYLDEIFGSLLSALSDPSDEVVLLVLEVHACIAKESHHFHDLISYLIQNFHNDHVLLEKRGALIVRRLCVLLDAVRVYKEFSKILGSEADLDFASTMVQALNLILLTSSELAELRFLLKQSLVNPSGKDLFISLYASWCHSPMATISLCLLAQAYQHASSVIQSLGEEDINVKFLVQLDKLIRLLETPIFAYIRLQVMLFILFPSCCCFFRTARYSSTTLCFKWSTFR, encoded by the exons atggccgaCATGTCGTCCATAATCCCGGCGTCGGTTATCCGGAACCTCTCCGATAAGCTCTACGAGAAGCGGAAGAATGCGGCGCTCGAG ATTGAGGGCATCGTGAAGCAGCTTGCGGTCGCAGGGGAGCATGAGAAGATATCGGCCGTGATTAATCTGTTGACGACGGAATTCACCAATTCCCCGCAGGCGAATCATAGGAAG GGTGGATTAATTGGGTTAGCCGCAGCAACTGTTGGTTTGACAAAAGAAGCAGGGATATATCTTGAG CAAATTGTACCGCCTGTGATTAATTCCTTTCGCGACCAAGACAGCAGAGTTCGATATTATGCCTGTGAAGCACTTTATAACATAGCAAAG GTTGTAAGAGGAGATTTCATCGTTTACTTTAATAAGATATTTGATGCACTATGTAAGCTTTCAGCAGACTCTGATGGCAATGTACAAAGTGCTGCTCATCTTCTTGATAGGCTTGTGAAG GATATTGTAACCGAGAGTGATCAATTCAG CATAGAGGAATTTATACCACTTCTAAGAGAACGTATGAATGTACTCAACCCATATGTGAGGCAATTTTTGGTGGGATGGATTACTGTATTGGATAGTGTTCCAGATATTGATATGCTCGGTTTTCTTCCTGATTTTCTTGATG GTTTGTTTAATATGTTAAGTGATAACAGCCATGAGATACGGCAACAAGCTGATTCCGCACTTTCTGAGTTTCTCCAAGAAATAAAAAGTTCTCCA ACTGTAGATTATGGTCGTATGGCTGAAATATTGGTACAGAGGGCACGCTCTCTTGATGCATTCACTAGATTGACAGCCATAACTTGG ATAAATGAATTTGTAAAACTTGGGGGAGACCAACTTGTACCTTACTACGCTGATATTTTAGGAGCTATATTACCTTGTGTATCAGATAAAGAGGAGAAGATACGAGCG GTTGCTCGTGAAACCAATGAAGAACTACGAGCCATTCGAAATGATCCTCCTGAGGGATTTGATATAGGAGCTATCCTCTCTATTGCAAGGAG GGAATTAACGAGTGAATGGGAGGCTACTCGAATAGAGTCTTTGCATTGGATTTCAACACTTTTGGCTAGATATCGAGCTGAG GTTTTAGCATACTTGGATGAAATCTTTGGTTCACTTTTGAGTGCACTTTCAGACCCTTCAGATGAG GTGGTTTTGCTAGTTCTGGAAGTGCATGCCTGCATAGCTAAAGAATCTCATCACTTTCACGATCTCATTTCATACTTAATCCAGAACTTCCACAACGATCATGTGCTTCTGGAGAA GCGTGGTGCCTTGATAGTGCGGAGACTTTGTGTTCTTTTGGATGCTGTGAGAGTTTACAAAGAATTCTCAAAAATTCTTGGGAGCGAAGCTGACTTGGATTTTGCATCTACAATGGTTCAG GCTCTCAATTTAATTTTACTCACTTCATCTGAATTGGCTGAGCTGCGTTTTCTACTCAAGCAATCTTTGGTGAACCCTTCTGGCAAAGATTTGTTTATATCTTTGTATGCTTCATGGTGCCATTCCCCAATGGCAACAATTAGTTTGTGTCTACTAGCTCAG GCATATCAACATGCGAGCTCCGTAATTCAGTCATTAGGGGAAGAAGacataaatgtaaaatttttggTACAGCTAGATAAGTTGATCCGCTTGCTGGAGACTCCGATCTTTGCTTACATACGACTGCAG GTTATGCTGTTTATTTTATTCCCttcctgctgctgcttcttcagAACTGCTAGATACTCTTCCACTACTTTGTGTTTCAAATGGTCAACTTTCAGATAG